In Terriglobia bacterium, the DNA window CGGTCAGCCTCAAGTCGCTCACCGCGCCGGGGGCCCTGTCGGTGCTCGAGCAGAATTACGAGTACGACCTGATCTCGCCCGAGAAGCTCCTCGAGAAGTACGTCGGCCAGGAGGTGGAGGTCGTCGAGCAGGCCCAGGACCTCACGACCCGCGTGTCGAAGGCGACCCTCCTGTCCGTGAACGGAGGGCCGGTCTACCGGATCGGCGACCGGATCGTGCTGAACCAGACCGGCCGGGTCACGCTCCCGTCGGTCCCGGCCGATCTCGTGGCGCGCCCGACCCTGGTCTGGACCCTCCGCTCCGACAAGCCGGGGACCCACGAGGTCGAGGCGTCGTACCTGACCGACGGAGTGAACTGGTCCGCCGACTACGTCGTGGTCGTGGACGCCGACGACCGGTCCTCCGACCTGACGGGATGGGTCACCGTCGAGAACCGCTCGGGAGCCACCTTCCGCGACGCGACCCTCAAGCTCGTGGCCGGGGACGTCCGGCGCGTCACCCCTTCCGCGCCGGTGGCTTACGAGGCGATGCGGTCGGAACTCAAGGCGGCCGCCGGCGCTCCTCAGTTCGCCGAGGAGTCGTTCTTCGAGTACCACCTGTACACGCTGGACCGGCCGACGACGATCCGGGAGAACGAGACCAAGCAGATCACGCTCCTCGAGGCCCCGTCGGTGCCCCTGACGAAGCGCCTCCTCCTGGTCGGTCAGCCCGGGTGGTACAGGAGCCGGTACGGCACGATCGCGAAAGACGAGAAGGTCTCGGTGGTCCTCGAATTCAAGAACGCCCGGGAGGCGGGTCTCGGGATCCCGCTGCCGAAGGGGACCATCCGCGTGTACAAGAAGGACCGCTCGGGCGCGGAGCAATTCGTCGGCGAAGACGCCATCGGCCACACGCCGAAGGACGAGACGGTGAAGCTGAAGGTCGGCGACGCGTTC includes these proteins:
- a CDS encoding DUF4139 domain-containing protein, with product MRSHLFISVLPFVALLLLAVPPTAAGEAASLPDSTAADRTSAAVTVYNVNLALVREVRSLRIDRGGVASLRFMDVPSSINPRTVSLKSLTAPGALSVLEQNYEYDLISPEKLLEKYVGQEVEVVEQAQDLTTRVSKATLLSVNGGPVYRIGDRIVLNQTGRVTLPSVPADLVARPTLVWTLRSDKPGTHEVEASYLTDGVNWSADYVVVVDADDRSSDLTGWVTVENRSGATFRDATLKLVAGDVRRVTPSAPVAYEAMRSELKAAAGAPQFAEESFFEYHLYTLDRPTTIRENETKQITLLEAPSVPLTKRLLLVGQPGWYRSRYGTIAKDEKVSVVLEFKNAREAGLGIPLPKGTIRVYKKDRSGAEQFVGEDAIGHTPKDETVKLKVGDAFDVVADRTQTDYRSLSPRQSESAFEIALRNRKDEDAVVTVREPVGGDWQVVQSSQTYKKLDAGTIEFVVTVPKGQEVKLTYRVRVTW